Genomic window (Rosa chinensis cultivar Old Blush chromosome 6, RchiOBHm-V2, whole genome shotgun sequence):
GTGATTCTACGGCTTTTATACGACTTGCAGACATCTACAAGGATACTTCTTGGCACACAACAATTGTTAGTGCATTTTAGTCTCTAATCTTGCATTCTCTTGAGTTCTTATTCCTGGTAGCTCGATGCATTCCCTTATTTGATTATGAAGAAATTGGTGTTAGTGCATTAGAGAGAATTTCCTATTCACAAAGTTTGTGACTCGGTTTGCTCTTGTTACAACGGCTCTTGGTGTAATCACTGGTTCCTTCAACGATGCATCTTGGCGGGTGATTTTACTGAATGCAGTGCAAGGTGTGCATGCAGACATTTATATGTACCACCACAGAGGTGAAGTGTCGAGAACATGCAGAAGCAAAGCACCCCAAGTCCGATGTCTTTATGTGTTTCCCGCATCTCAAAAAATGATCCCTAAAACTGGTGTAGAATGTGTGGCAGATCATGTGTATCTTCTTGCTCTGTAAGCACTTCTTAGTTAGTGAAGTGTTTCCATTAAAAGACTAAAGAAGTGCACTTCGAATGTAAAGTTATTTAACTTATTTTCGCCTTAGCAAATATATCAAAAACTCGGTATTTATGTGATTCATGAATTTTTCGTACACGTACAAAAAAgattattaattataaataatagCTTCTTGAACAACTAGAGTATACAATATTGAATTTGCAAATCTAAGGGTCTAGAACTCTCCGAGCTTCTCGGTGCGACTTGGCtttcgaaacctaggtttcgattGGCGGCGGCGCTTCTTCCTCCGAGAAAGGCGATGATCGTGGACGACGGCGGCGTGGGGAGGGATCTCTGCGGCGATCGTGGGTGCGGCGAGGGGTTTTCTCAGTCCGTGGTGGCGGTCTTCCAGTCCAGGCGGTGAGTGACGAGGGCGACAGTAGTGGGAGTGGCTGGGGAGTCTTCGTGGTTGTCGTCTGGGCTGCAGAGGGCGAGCAAGAGTCGAATCTGACTGCGGCATCTGGGCTCGAGGTCGCAAGGCTTTGAGTCGGGCTTGGGGCGGTTTGGTTATGGGTTTGTTCCAATCGGAGGTGTAGATCGGAATCTTCGTGTTTCCGGTGTAGCCTGGATTGTAGGGCTTGACGGTGTCTGGGATTAGCATAGCGGCGGAGCAAGTTGCAGTTTATGTCGGATCTAGGCTTGGACGGGTCAGAGTTTAGAGCGGCGGGGATTTCTGATTGAGGAGATTCTCTGTTATGAGAGTCAACAGGTCATGATGGTGTTGCTTTGTTGGAACGATCGGCCACTAGAGCTGTGGTCGAAGGGCTTGCCGCTGAAGGATAGGATGGCAGCGGACGCATAGGAGCAACATGAGGCTCTCCTGGTGttggcttgggcttgggcctgggctcaatcTTGGGTTGATGGGACAGGGGCCTGCGCTTGGGCTGCTGGGCCTGTTTgcttttgtttatgtttctgCTAGACAAGACTggacttgggcttgggctcGGGTCCAGGCAAATGGGGCCCTAATGTCTTAGGGTATGAGCCTGTGTGAGGTTGGATTAACTtcatgagtcttctatgacgtttctagtttcttgcttgtaccacaattgcgtgattggcaagtgaaggctagttgaatgatttcttttccctaagaggcgaggttttttcattcttgtataggctcgcttaaatgtgagcgacccagtgatctttaaaggtttgctttagcttaggtaggttactccggattttcttgccggatttcttatgtaagttttggtagaCTTTAGCCTgttggctgttgatctaatgaattcaacttatatttcaaaaaaaaaaaagtatacaaTATTAAATACAACAATTATGACCTAAATTTGCACCGGCATCTGCTGCAAATGAAGAtgtttaaaagtgatcaaagtAAAAATTGCAGCAAGATTTTGAATGTCTTTGAACAACATTGATCAGTCTCTAAAGTGGAGAAATGGCATGACAAGCTTTGAGTCTGCTTCTACTTGAACATTGAGATAGCCTTTTTGCTCAGCATGTGAGTTAAGAATTGATGGTCATTCTGGTTTACAGCTTTCAGTCCTAACACAAACCACGGAAGTATTTCCAAAGAGGTGGTTATGATTGGGCAGGGCTTGTTTGTCTTGGTCAGAGTTTCTCTGATCCACCGTACTGGTTAAGTTTGGTGGGACTGAGCAACCAATTATGTCAATATCTGTGGTTTGAAGGTAAGGCCAAAACTGAGCAACGCATTTTCTTATTTTGGCCAAGTTGCAAGTTGGAATCCTAATCATTCCACCCGTGGTCAAGCAAAATTGCTACTACTGATTGCCTGCCAGATATATCATTCTTGGTTCACATGGGCGGTGCCCCCCATCAAACTCAATATTCTTTGTTTAAACCGAAAACGAGGGAGTTTACCCACACACATACGAGCCCCCTGGCATGTGTGTGGTAGGAGTaggagagaaaacaaaataggaaatcactttataaaggaaATAGGAAATCACTTTACAAAGGAAGTTTCTCTATGAAGCAAAATTGCGCAGAAAACCTCTTTATGAAGCAAATCACTTCTTATGAAGAAATTTGAAGAGATGTTCAGGTTTTTATCTCCTTGTCTCTATCTTTTCGTCATTTTCTATCCTTTTTCGTAGTAAATCTTTTCTCTGACTGTAAATAAGTATGTCACTAGCTTTGCGTTGactctttttttctattttctaaatGATCTTAATTTATCAATGTCAGATCTTTTTTCCTGTTATTTCTCTCATCCTCCACATCTAACAACTTAATATTTATTTCTATAAacttttctaagatgtttctagttgttatttgtaccacaattgagtgcttgacagattagactagatgaatatttTTTTCTTAGAGAGCGAGATTATTCTTGCATGGATTAGGCTTGCTgttcagcgagcgtccctttagactttaatgagtttagttgtggcttagataggttacCCGGTTTGTCCCGGGATTTCTTATATAAGTTTTGTTAGAATCGGGCATGTTTTCATGGCTTGATTACTAATGCAATCaattcctattaaaaaaaaaaacaacttaatATTTATTTCATTGCTAAAGAGCACATTCTCTTCATCCATCAACTCAAATTTCAGCGAAGGTTCGTTGGTTTTACAAAAGCTACCATTATAGCATTGTATCTCATATTACAAGAGAACATTCTCTTCACCCATCAACTCAAATTTTAGCGAAGGTTCGGCGGTCATGTGTCATGTTGTTGATCTATCATTCATAGGAGGCTCTACAATTTGGCTGGTTGTTAGAATTGAATACATGTTGATGTCAAACTCTTCTATataggtttagggtttacatTTTTATAACATACTGAACTCAACTCCAACTGCACCCTAAAGACTTTGTCATTCATTCATGGAGTAGGCTAGAATGAACCAAAACATTTGTAGACCAAAGGGGCCCCACTTACGTGGCCAGTTTTCATCCATATATACTGCTGAAAAAAATTGACTGTGAAATCTCCGTTAACGTAATTCCATTGCCGTCATGGTGAAAGGAGTCGGGCAATTACGACTTTTGCAAGCTTGGAAGAGTTCAAGAGTATTAGCTGGTTTGTGAAAACTGAAAAGCATggacactctctctctctctctctctctctctctctctcttcctccatctTCATCGATAATCAAAGCTCCGGTTTTCATTCCCCTCACGAACTAATTCCTCGATTCTCATCATTACTCTCTCTATCGCTAAAGATGTGAACTAATTCAAGGCTTCTCGATCCCTATCTCCAACGTTTGGAGGACGAGGACATTTCGAATTTTGCCAATGTTTCTTTTCCCTGCTTTGTCTGCTCTTACTTATTTAGCGTATATGAAATTCACAAGGATGCCTGAGTGtcttaaactttccaatttccagAATGAAAAAAAGTGGGTGGACTTTCTTTCTTCTCCGATTGTTTGAGAAAAGAACTAGGAAGTTATTTGATTATCGTCGTCGGAGAAACTCAGGCACCACGTATCCGTAATTCTAATGTTCTCGGATTTTGTAACAACCCAGACTAAAGAGAAGATAAAGTTTTGATTGGGAGAGAGTGGTATTGGAGACGCACGCGGTGGCCGTTTGAGAGAGAGGAAGACTTGACTGGGTTTTGGATTGAGAGAGAGGCAGATGAGTGATTAGCACCCAACAACAACCTAGTTGAATTGAATTATTATTGTTGGATAAGTAGAGGAATAAGCGAAGTGCTCGGCTATGGTAGCCAAGTCCGACGAAAACCCGCT
Coding sequences:
- the LOC112172671 gene encoding uncharacterized protein At2g23090 codes for the protein MGGGNGQKAKMARERNMEKQKAAKGSQLETNKKAMSIQCKVCMQTFICTTTEVKCREHAEAKHPKSDVFMCFPHLKK